Proteins encoded by one window of Juglans regia cultivar Chandler chromosome 15, Walnut 2.0, whole genome shotgun sequence:
- the LOC109002607 gene encoding GDT1-like protein 4 encodes MSSVVQGLTKSLAMTVLSEIGDKTFFAAAILAMRHPRRLVLTGCLSALIVMTLLSALVGWAAPNLISRKWTHHITTLLFFGFGLWSLWEGFTSEGEAEELAEVEAKLNADWKADTGATKKRSKDDDDDDLKKQKRPFLSQFFSPILLKAFSITFFGEWGDKSQLATIGLAADENPFGVILGGIMGQALCTTAAVLGGRSLASQISEKIVALSGGVLFVVFGIQSFLSTVES; translated from the exons ATGAGCTCAGTCGTACAG GGTCTCACCAAGTCGCTTGCCATGACCGTGCTCTCCGAGATCGGCGACAAGACGTTTTTCGCCGCCGCG ATCCTGGCTATGCGTCACCCCAGGAGGTTGGTCTTGACTGGTTGCCTCTCAGCTTTGATT GTTATGACTCTTCTTTCTGCTCTTGTTGGCTGGGCTGCTCCAAATCTG ATCTCTCGTAAATGGACTCATCACATAACAACATTGTTGTTCTTTGGGTTTGGGCTATGGTCTTTGTGGGAAGGATTTACTAGCGAAGG GGAGGCTGAAGAGTTGGCTGAAGTTGAAGCAAAATTG aATGCTGATTGGAAGGCTGACACAGGAGCCACCAAAAAGAGAAGTAAG gatgatgatgatgatgatttgaaAAAGCAGAAACGGCCGTTTCTGTCACAATTCTTTTCGCCAATCTTATTGAAG gcattttctattacttttttcGGTGAATGGGGTGACAAGAGCCAG CTAGCTACCATTGGTTTGGCTGCAGATGAGAACCCATTTGGTGTTATTCTTGGTGGAATTAT GGGACAAGCATTGTGTACTACTGCAGCCGTCCTTGGTGGAAGGAGCTTGGCTTCTCAAATATCGGAGAAAATA GTTGCACTCTCAGGAGGAGTTCTTTTCGTTGTTTTTGGGATTCAATCCTTCCTTTCAACAG
- the LOC109002597 gene encoding CTL-like protein DDB_G0274487 isoform X2, translated as MIDSQSSNYSFDSASISATDQNVVRSRRSCDGGQMLASAPSRRWRDIFWLAVFMIHLVVMGFSLVVLGLNRFEKTDRLNIDKYTNGSMEQHKGLTENYWPMYAVAGGVGTALGCTWLFLLGSHANVMMKVSVHILTTYLAVISVLCFWGELFLWGVVFATGAALQFLYVISVIDRLPFTMLVLQKAVKMVWSLPEVMRVAYVFMFVMLLWVELWSFGAAGVVASSMDVGRCWWLLLVLSVSLFWTGAVLCNALHVIVSGMVFLVLIHGGRESSSIPPSSLMKSLRYAVTTSFGSICYGSLFTAAIRMLRWEIAVTGKSFNRSARDAWELFQSTGVEALVAYDCSGAVLLMGILLGGLVTGTCSGVWTWIKWTDRVSMVGSTAMLMGMVLVGLAMVVVESAVTSIYICYAEDPLLIQRWDSEFFDQMSEMLHQRLQYRSARARKVLTQNRLDGHIQEIPPA; from the exons ATGATCGACTCTCAGAGCTCCAACTACTCCTTCGACTCCGCCTCCATCTCCGCCACCGATCAG aatGTGGTCCGGAGTCGGAGAAGCTGCGATGGGGGCCAGATGCTTGCTTCTGCGCCATCACGCCGCTGGCGCGATATTTTCTGGTTGGCAGTGTTTATGATTCATCTGGTTGTTATGGGATTCAGTCTCGTGGTTCTTGGGCTCAATAGGTTCGAGAAAACGGATAGGCTAAACATTGATAAGTACACCAATGGGTCTATGGAACAACACAAGGGCTTGACGGAGAATTACTGGCCAATGTATGCTGTTGCCGGTGGTGTTGGAACTGCTCTTGGATGTACTTGGTTGTTTTTGTTGGGCTCGCATGCGAATGTAATGATGAAGGTTTCAGTGCACATTTTGACTACCTATCTTGCTGTGATTAGTGTTTTGTGCTTTTGGGGCGAGCTGTTCCTTTGGGGTGTTGTGTTTGCAACTGGTGCTGCTTTGCAGTTTTTGTATGTAATCTCGGTAATAGACAG ACTTCCTTTTACCATGCTGGTGTTGCAAAAAGCTGTAAAGATGGTATGGAGTCTTCCAGAAGTTATGAGAGTAGcatatgtatttatgtttgtTATGCTTTTATGGGTGGAATTATGGTCTTTTGGAGCAGCTGGTGTTGTGGCTTCAAGCATGGATGTCGGTAGATGCTGGTGGCTTCTTTTG GTGTTATCTGTAAGCTTATTTTGGACCGGTGCAGTCCTCTGTAATGCTTTACATGTTATAGTATCCGGGATGGTGTTTCTTGTTCTTATCCATGGTGGTCGTGAATCATCATCAATACCTCCGAGTTCCCTGATGAAGTCACTACGGTATGCTGTGACAACGTCTTTTGGTAGCATATGCTATGGATCACTTTTCACAGCTGCTATTCGGATGCTACGTTGGGAG ATTGCTGTTACTGGCAAAAGCTTTAACCGTTCAGCAAGGGATGCCTGGGAGTTATTCCAATCAACTGGGGTTGAAGCTCTTGTTGCCTATGATTGTTCAGGTGCTGTTCTTTTAATGGGTATTCTTTTAGGTGGGCTTGTTACTGGAACTTGCTCAGGAGTTTGGACCTGGATTAAATGGACAGATAGAGTGAGCATGGTGGGGTCCACTGCAATGTTGATGGGAATGGTCTTG GTGGGACTGGCAATGGTGGTGGTTGAAAGTGCAGTTACATCCATATACATTTGTTATGCTGAAGATCCATTGCTGATTCAAAGATGGGATTCCGAATTTTTCGACCAGATGTCGGAGATGCTACACCAGCGTCTTCAGTATAGGAGTGCCCGAGCAAGGAAAGTTTTAACCCAAAATCGGCTTGATGGCCACATACAAGAAATCCCACCTGCTTGA
- the LOC109002597 gene encoding CTL-like protein DDB_G0274487 isoform X1 translates to MIDSQSSNYSFDSASISATDQNVVRSRRSCDGGQMLASAPSRRWRDIFWLAVFMIHLVVMGFSLVVLGLNRFEKTDRLNIDKYTNGSMEQHKGLTENYWPMYAVAGGVGTALGCTWLFLLGSHANVMMKVSVHILTTYLAVISVLCFWGELFLWGVVFATGAALQFLYVISVIDRLPFTMLVLQKAVKMVWSLPEVMRVAYVFMFVMLLWVELWSFGAAGVVASSMDVGRCWWLLLVLSVSLFWTGAVLCNALHVIVSGMVFLVLIHGGRESSSIPPSSLMKSLRYAVTTSFGSICYGSLFTAAIRMLRWEIRGVRSKIGNNECLLCCVDFLFHLVETLVRFFNKYAYVQIAVTGKSFNRSARDAWELFQSTGVEALVAYDCSGAVLLMGILLGGLVTGTCSGVWTWIKWTDRVSMVGSTAMLMGMVLVGLAMVVVESAVTSIYICYAEDPLLIQRWDSEFFDQMSEMLHQRLQYRSARARKVLTQNRLDGHIQEIPPA, encoded by the exons ATGATCGACTCTCAGAGCTCCAACTACTCCTTCGACTCCGCCTCCATCTCCGCCACCGATCAG aatGTGGTCCGGAGTCGGAGAAGCTGCGATGGGGGCCAGATGCTTGCTTCTGCGCCATCACGCCGCTGGCGCGATATTTTCTGGTTGGCAGTGTTTATGATTCATCTGGTTGTTATGGGATTCAGTCTCGTGGTTCTTGGGCTCAATAGGTTCGAGAAAACGGATAGGCTAAACATTGATAAGTACACCAATGGGTCTATGGAACAACACAAGGGCTTGACGGAGAATTACTGGCCAATGTATGCTGTTGCCGGTGGTGTTGGAACTGCTCTTGGATGTACTTGGTTGTTTTTGTTGGGCTCGCATGCGAATGTAATGATGAAGGTTTCAGTGCACATTTTGACTACCTATCTTGCTGTGATTAGTGTTTTGTGCTTTTGGGGCGAGCTGTTCCTTTGGGGTGTTGTGTTTGCAACTGGTGCTGCTTTGCAGTTTTTGTATGTAATCTCGGTAATAGACAG ACTTCCTTTTACCATGCTGGTGTTGCAAAAAGCTGTAAAGATGGTATGGAGTCTTCCAGAAGTTATGAGAGTAGcatatgtatttatgtttgtTATGCTTTTATGGGTGGAATTATGGTCTTTTGGAGCAGCTGGTGTTGTGGCTTCAAGCATGGATGTCGGTAGATGCTGGTGGCTTCTTTTG GTGTTATCTGTAAGCTTATTTTGGACCGGTGCAGTCCTCTGTAATGCTTTACATGTTATAGTATCCGGGATGGTGTTTCTTGTTCTTATCCATGGTGGTCGTGAATCATCATCAATACCTCCGAGTTCCCTGATGAAGTCACTACGGTATGCTGTGACAACGTCTTTTGGTAGCATATGCTATGGATCACTTTTCACAGCTGCTATTCGGATGCTACGTTGGGAG ATCAGGGGAGTCCGGTCAAAGATTGGCAACAATGAGTGTTTACTTTGCTGTGTTGACTTCCTTTTTCATCTTGTGGAGACTCTTGTTCGTTTTTTCAACAAGTATGCCTATGTTCAG ATTGCTGTTACTGGCAAAAGCTTTAACCGTTCAGCAAGGGATGCCTGGGAGTTATTCCAATCAACTGGGGTTGAAGCTCTTGTTGCCTATGATTGTTCAGGTGCTGTTCTTTTAATGGGTATTCTTTTAGGTGGGCTTGTTACTGGAACTTGCTCAGGAGTTTGGACCTGGATTAAATGGACAGATAGAGTGAGCATGGTGGGGTCCACTGCAATGTTGATGGGAATGGTCTTG GTGGGACTGGCAATGGTGGTGGTTGAAAGTGCAGTTACATCCATATACATTTGTTATGCTGAAGATCCATTGCTGATTCAAAGATGGGATTCCGAATTTTTCGACCAGATGTCGGAGATGCTACACCAGCGTCTTCAGTATAGGAGTGCCCGAGCAAGGAAAGTTTTAACCCAAAATCGGCTTGATGGCCACATACAAGAAATCCCACCTGCTTGA
- the LOC108984345 gene encoding transcription factor TGA2.3-like isoform X1: MQSFKAALANHLQLYCHSSFNLRGDGSGRDQTRFTDLGELEHSAAAFHHNEPVDLSPVSFAVLPNNLHYGTLNTSIGCVDTGQQFMYQKGTTTIGATLGNGQHIENWGESGMAADTSQQTDTSTDIDTDDKNKFHGVHNGSLMVVDSVDQSKAKAADQKTLRRLAQNREAARKSRLRKKAYVQQLENSRLRLAQLEQELQRTRQQGAFSATGYSGDHIHSINGNGSLAFDMDYARWLDEHNRLINDLRLALNSHMGDNELDVLVDGVMVHYDEIFRLKSIGAKADVFHMLSGMWKTPAERCFMWLGGFRSSELLKILGNHLEPLTEQQLMGICNLQQSSQQAEDALSQGMEALQQSLVETLSSTSLGSGGSGNVADYMGQMAIAMGKLATLENFLHQADLLRQQTLQQMHRILTTRQAACALLVISDYISRVRALSSLWLARPRE, translated from the exons atgcagagcTTCAAGGCAGCTTTGGCTAACCACCTCCAACTCTATTGCCATTCTTCCTTCAATCTACg AGGAGATGGAAGTGGGCGAGACCAGACACGTTTTACGGATCTCGGAGAACTTGAACACTCCGCCGCTGCCTTTCATCACAACGAACCTGTTGATTTGAGCCCAG TCAGTTTCGCCGTTCTTCCTAATAACCTACACTACGGGACCTTGAACACG AGCATTGGCTGTGTGGACACAGGACAACAATTCATGTATCAGAAGGGGACAACCACGATTGGGGCAACGCTGGGCAACGGGCAGCATATTGAGAACTGGGGCGAGTCAGGCATGGCTGCAGACACCAGCCAACAGACTGACACTTCTACAGATATTGACACGGATGATAAAAACAAA TTTCATGGAGTCCATAATGGATCACTCATGGTTGTAGATTCAGTGGATCAATCTAAGGCAAAAGCTGCTGATCAAAAG ACACTTAGAAGGCTGGCTCAGAATCGAGAAGCTGCAAGGAAGAGCCGTTTAAGGAAGAAA GCATATGTCCAGCAGCTGGAGAATAGTCGACTCAGGCTGGCACAGCTAGAGCAAGAGCTTCAGCGAACACGCCAACAG GGTGCTTTTAGTGCAACTGGATATTCAGGAGATCATATTCATTCAATAAATGGGAATG GATCCTTAGCATTTGACATGGACTATGCACGGTGGCTTGATGAGCATAATCGGTTGATCAATGATCTTAGATTGGCTCTGAATTCTCATATGGGAGATAATGAATTGGACGTTCTTGTTGATGGCGTAATGGTGCATTATGATGAGATTTTCAGGCTAAAGAGCATTGGTGCAAAGGCTGATGTATTTCACATGCTTTCTGGCATGTGGAAGACACCTGCCGAGAGGTGTTTCATGTGGTTGGGAGGATTCCGTTCATCTGAACTTCTCAAg ATACTTGGGAATCACCTTGAACCTTTGACGGAACAGCAGTTGATGGGCATATGTAATTTGCAGCAATCCTCCCAACAGGCTGAAGATGCCTTATCTCAAGGGATGGAAGCTTTGCAACAATCTCTAGTAGAGACACTCTCTTCAACCTCTCTGGGCTCTGGTGGTTCTGGAAATGTAGCAGATTACATGGGGCAGATGGCTATTGCTATGGGCAAACTTGCAACACTCGAGAATTTCCTACACCAA GCTGATCTTCTGAGACAACAAACTCTGCAACAAATGCATCGAATTTTAACTACTCGTCAAGCTGCTTGTGCACTACTTGTTATCAGTGACTACATCTCGCGTGTCCGGGCGCTCAGTTCATTATGGTTAGCACGCCCCAGGGAATGA
- the LOC108984345 gene encoding transcription factor TGA2.3-like isoform X2 yields the protein MQSFKAALANHLQLYCHSSFNLRGDGSGRDQTRFTDLGELEHSAAAFHHNEPVDLSPVSFAVLPNNLHYGTLNTSIGCVDTGQQFMYQKGTTTIGATLGNGQHIENWGESGMAADTSQQTDTSTDIDTDDKNKFHGVHNGSLMVVDSVDQSKAKAADQKTLRRLAQNREAARKSRLRKKAYVQQLENSRLRLAQLEQELQRTRQQGAFSATGYSGDHIHSINGNGSLAFDMDYARWLDEHNRLINDLRLALNSHMGDNELDVLVDGVMVHYDEIFRLKSIGAKADVFHMLSGMWKTPAERCFMWLGGFRSSELLKILGNHLEPLTEQQLMGICNLQQSSQQAEDALSQGMEALQQSLVETLSSTSLGSGGSGNVADYMGQMAIAMGKLATLENFLHQADLLRQQTLQQMHRILTTRQAACALLVISDYISRVRALSSLC from the exons atgcagagcTTCAAGGCAGCTTTGGCTAACCACCTCCAACTCTATTGCCATTCTTCCTTCAATCTACg AGGAGATGGAAGTGGGCGAGACCAGACACGTTTTACGGATCTCGGAGAACTTGAACACTCCGCCGCTGCCTTTCATCACAACGAACCTGTTGATTTGAGCCCAG TCAGTTTCGCCGTTCTTCCTAATAACCTACACTACGGGACCTTGAACACG AGCATTGGCTGTGTGGACACAGGACAACAATTCATGTATCAGAAGGGGACAACCACGATTGGGGCAACGCTGGGCAACGGGCAGCATATTGAGAACTGGGGCGAGTCAGGCATGGCTGCAGACACCAGCCAACAGACTGACACTTCTACAGATATTGACACGGATGATAAAAACAAA TTTCATGGAGTCCATAATGGATCACTCATGGTTGTAGATTCAGTGGATCAATCTAAGGCAAAAGCTGCTGATCAAAAG ACACTTAGAAGGCTGGCTCAGAATCGAGAAGCTGCAAGGAAGAGCCGTTTAAGGAAGAAA GCATATGTCCAGCAGCTGGAGAATAGTCGACTCAGGCTGGCACAGCTAGAGCAAGAGCTTCAGCGAACACGCCAACAG GGTGCTTTTAGTGCAACTGGATATTCAGGAGATCATATTCATTCAATAAATGGGAATG GATCCTTAGCATTTGACATGGACTATGCACGGTGGCTTGATGAGCATAATCGGTTGATCAATGATCTTAGATTGGCTCTGAATTCTCATATGGGAGATAATGAATTGGACGTTCTTGTTGATGGCGTAATGGTGCATTATGATGAGATTTTCAGGCTAAAGAGCATTGGTGCAAAGGCTGATGTATTTCACATGCTTTCTGGCATGTGGAAGACACCTGCCGAGAGGTGTTTCATGTGGTTGGGAGGATTCCGTTCATCTGAACTTCTCAAg ATACTTGGGAATCACCTTGAACCTTTGACGGAACAGCAGTTGATGGGCATATGTAATTTGCAGCAATCCTCCCAACAGGCTGAAGATGCCTTATCTCAAGGGATGGAAGCTTTGCAACAATCTCTAGTAGAGACACTCTCTTCAACCTCTCTGGGCTCTGGTGGTTCTGGAAATGTAGCAGATTACATGGGGCAGATGGCTATTGCTATGGGCAAACTTGCAACACTCGAGAATTTCCTACACCAA GCTGATCTTCTGAGACAACAAACTCTGCAACAAATGCATCGAATTTTAACTACTCGTCAAGCTGCTTGTGCACTACTTGTTATCAGTGACTACATCTCGCGTGTCCGGGCGCTCAGTTCATTATG TTAG
- the LOC108984345 gene encoding transcription factor PERIANTHIA-like isoform X3, whose product MVVDSVDQSKAKAADQKTLRRLAQNREAARKSRLRKKAYVQQLENSRLRLAQLEQELQRTRQQGAFSATGYSGDHIHSINGNGSLAFDMDYARWLDEHNRLINDLRLALNSHMGDNELDVLVDGVMVHYDEIFRLKSIGAKADVFHMLSGMWKTPAERCFMWLGGFRSSELLKILGNHLEPLTEQQLMGICNLQQSSQQAEDALSQGMEALQQSLVETLSSTSLGSGGSGNVADYMGQMAIAMGKLATLENFLHQADLLRQQTLQQMHRILTTRQAACALLVISDYISRVRALSSLWLARPRE is encoded by the exons ATGGTTGTAGATTCAGTGGATCAATCTAAGGCAAAAGCTGCTGATCAAAAG ACACTTAGAAGGCTGGCTCAGAATCGAGAAGCTGCAAGGAAGAGCCGTTTAAGGAAGAAA GCATATGTCCAGCAGCTGGAGAATAGTCGACTCAGGCTGGCACAGCTAGAGCAAGAGCTTCAGCGAACACGCCAACAG GGTGCTTTTAGTGCAACTGGATATTCAGGAGATCATATTCATTCAATAAATGGGAATG GATCCTTAGCATTTGACATGGACTATGCACGGTGGCTTGATGAGCATAATCGGTTGATCAATGATCTTAGATTGGCTCTGAATTCTCATATGGGAGATAATGAATTGGACGTTCTTGTTGATGGCGTAATGGTGCATTATGATGAGATTTTCAGGCTAAAGAGCATTGGTGCAAAGGCTGATGTATTTCACATGCTTTCTGGCATGTGGAAGACACCTGCCGAGAGGTGTTTCATGTGGTTGGGAGGATTCCGTTCATCTGAACTTCTCAAg ATACTTGGGAATCACCTTGAACCTTTGACGGAACAGCAGTTGATGGGCATATGTAATTTGCAGCAATCCTCCCAACAGGCTGAAGATGCCTTATCTCAAGGGATGGAAGCTTTGCAACAATCTCTAGTAGAGACACTCTCTTCAACCTCTCTGGGCTCTGGTGGTTCTGGAAATGTAGCAGATTACATGGGGCAGATGGCTATTGCTATGGGCAAACTTGCAACACTCGAGAATTTCCTACACCAA GCTGATCTTCTGAGACAACAAACTCTGCAACAAATGCATCGAATTTTAACTACTCGTCAAGCTGCTTGTGCACTACTTGTTATCAGTGACTACATCTCGCGTGTCCGGGCGCTCAGTTCATTATGGTTAGCACGCCCCAGGGAATGA
- the LOC109002569 gene encoding protein PLANT CADMIUM RESISTANCE 2-like, which yields MEEPSAPPQPPPLSSDFQRTPTTVGFPVTASIINQENSASVRPTTASSDLNSHSPVPWSSGLCDCCDDVSSCCLTCWCPCVTFGRIAEIVDRGSTSCGVSGALYTLILCVTGCSCLYSCFYRSKLRGQYFLEESPCTDCCVHCFCQECALCQEYRELKHHGFDTSIGWHGNVERQKRIAATNPPAVQGGMTR from the exons ATGGAGGAGCCATCAGCACCGCCTCAACCACCACCACTTTCATCGGATTTCCAGCGCACTCCGACCACCGTTGGGTTTCCTGTAACTGCGAGTATCATCAATCAAGAAAATTCTGCGAGTGTGAGACCAACTACTGCCTCCTCTGACTTGAATTCACACTCTCCAGTGCCTTGGTCCTCTGGACTCTGCGATTGTTGCGATGATGTTAGCAGTT GTTGCTTAACGTGCTGGTGTCCATGTGTTACATTTGGGAGAATTGCAGAAATCGTTGATAGAGGATCCACAT CATGTGGAGTAAGTGGAGCACTATACACGTTGATACTGTGCGTGACGGGTTGCTCGTGTCTGTACTCATGCTTTTACCGATCAAAGTTGAGAGGACAGTATTTCTTGGAGGAGAGCCCTTGCACTGATTGCTGCGTCCATTGCTTTTGCCAGGAATGTGCTTTGTGTCAAGAATACAGAGAGCTCAAGCATCATGGCTTTGACACGTCCATAG GGTGGCATGGGAACGTAGAAAGGCAGAAACGAATAGCTGCAACTAATCCTCCGGCAGTGCAAGGCGGCATGACCCGG